Proteins from one Rosa chinensis cultivar Old Blush chromosome 7, RchiOBHm-V2, whole genome shotgun sequence genomic window:
- the LOC112180129 gene encoding aminotransferase ALD1, chloroplastic produces MFKLPTLRPHETIWQPVIHASVRAKKERLGFRTKVPRSVNMEKLRNGYLFPEISKLELQHIEKYPDAKLISLGIGDTTEPLPEIITSTMANYAHALSTADGYSGYGPEQGNKALRKAIAKAFYKDLPVKDTEIFVSDGAQCDITRLQLLLGSNVTIAVQDPSFPAYIDSSVIIGQAGEIKDEAGRYRSIEYMNCSPHNNFFPNLSTTSRADIIFFCSPNNPTGYAATRKQLEQLVEFARQNGSIIIYDSAYSSYIRDDSPRSIYEIPGAREVAIEISSFSKFAGFTGIRLGWTVVPEELLYSNGFPVIYDFNRIVCTCFNGASNIAQAGGLACLSPVGFQAVHSMVDYYMENAKILVETFASLGYQVYGGANAPYIWVHFPGSSSWDVFTEILEKTHILTVPGSGFGPAGEGCLRISSFGHRECIREASRRLRTLFQ; encoded by the exons ATGTTTAAGCTTCCTACTCTTCGGCCCCATGAAACCATATGGCAGCCTGTAATTCATGCCAG CGTGAGGGCCAAAAAGGAGCGACTTG GTTTCCGTACAAAGGTACCTCGCAGTGTAAACATGGAGAAATTGCGGAATGGTTATTTGTTTCCTGAG ATTTCAAAGCTTGAGCTCCAACATATTGAGAAGTACCCAGATGCCAAATTGATAAGCCTTGGAATTGGTGATACAACAGAACCGCTACCAGAAATCATAACCTCAACCATGGCTAAT TATGCACATGCTCTTTCAACTGCTGATGGTTATTCAGGGTATGGACCTGAGCAAGGCAACAAG GCATTGCGGAAGGCAATTGCAAAAGCATTCTATAAAGATCTACCAGTAAAAGACACGGAAATTTTTGTATCAGATGGCGCTCAGTGTGATATTACTCGCCTTCAG CTGCTTCTGGGTTCAAATGTGACGATAGCTGTGCAAGATCCATCCTTTCCA GCTTATATAGACTCAAGTGTCATAATAGGTCAGGCAGGTGAGATCAAAGATGAAGCTGGGAGGTATAGGAGCATTGAATACATGAACTGCAGTCCTCACAATAATTTTTTTCCGAACTTATCAACTACTTCAAGAGCAGATATTATATTCTTTTGCTCTCCAAACAATCCAACTGGTTATGCAGCAACAAGGAAGCAATTAGAGCAACTTGTAGAGTTTGCAAGGCAGAATGGATCAATTATCATATATGACTCTGCCTATTCATCTTATATCAGAGACGATAGTCCTCGGTCAATATACGAAATTCCTGGTGCCAGAGAG gttgcCATTGAaatttcatcattctccaaATTTGCTGGGTTCACTGGCATCCGTCTAGGTTGGACGGTTGTCCCTGAGGAGCTCTTATACTCCAATGGTTTTCCTGTTATATATGACTTCAATCGTATTGTGTGCACTTGCTTTAATGGAGCATCTAATATTGCTCAAGCTGGTGGATTGGCATGTCTTTCTCCAGTAGGTTTCCAG GCTGTGCATTCTATGGTTGACTACTACATGGAGAATGCAAAGATATTGGTCGAGACATTTGCTTCTCTTGGTTATCAAGTATATGGTGGTGCAAATGCTCCCTACATTTGGGTGCATTTTCCTGGCTCAAGTTCTTGGGATGTATTTACTGAGATTCTTGAAAAAACACACATCCTTACAGTTCCAGGTTCTGGATTTGGTCCAGCTGGTGAAGGGTGTCTCAGAATTAGTTCTTTTGGCCACAGAGAGTGTATCCGAGAGGCCTCGCGTAGGCTCAGAACCCTATTTCAATAG